A part of Numenius arquata chromosome 2, bNumArq3.hap1.1, whole genome shotgun sequence genomic DNA contains:
- the ANAPC1 gene encoding anaphase-promoting complex subunit 1 isoform X2, which produces MSDHSDERATMIAAGDLQEFAPRGREHCRRHPSALTLQLRRLQPASELCSSDGAAGLVGSLREVTIHERQRESWQLRKGVSDVGEEVDYDEELYVASNMVIWSKGSKNQASTVYKAFTVDSPVLQALWCDFTIPWEKSEKADDGDEIVEKCICILQNSCINVHSIEGKDYIAALPFQVANVWPTKYGLLFERSSSSHEVPPSPPREPLPTMFSMLHPLDEITPLVCKSGGVFGSARVQYVADYTLRIVFVNAEPSIVMTYDTVQSLHTVWALRRVKPEEQNTVLKFSEQMGTPQHVATSSSLTAHLRSFSKGDSPVGSPFQNYSSIHSQSRSVSSPSMQSRSPSISNMAALSRSHSPALGVHSFSGVQRFNFSSNAQSPKRHSITHSPNSTCSDSFLIPETEPIVPELCIDHLWTETVTNMREKNSQASKVFITTDLCGQKFLCFLVESQLQLRCVKFQESNDKSQLIFGSVTNIQAKDAAPVQGIYTLLVLEGSGNLVLYSGVVRVGKVFIPGLPAPSLTMSNQMPRPSTPLDSVSTPSKPLNKHLGPLEEGVLLSPVPELRDSSKLHDSTYVEDCTFQQLGTFIHALRDPVHNRVTLELSNNTMVRITIPEIATSELVKRCLQGIKAILPKEVAVQMLVKWYNAYNAPGGPSYHSEWNLFVTCLMNMMGYNTERLYWTRNLDFEGSLSPVIAPKKARPSETGSDEDWEYLLSSDYHRNFESHPVAKALRLDLLEASAPKDDFSQSLSLDSSTLLFTHIPAIFFVLHLIYEELKLNTLMGEGIRSLVVLLVQLARDLKLEAYIDYYYRDYPALVKTSRQTCIIDQVQTGFMHHPSFFSAEPPSIFQWLSSCLKGGVQPYPYLPGICERSKLVVVSVALYILGDESAVSNEASHYLYKITSGQRKQQIEQDDNRHHFRHSTSVSSLAEKLVIWMTNVGFTLRDLESLPFGVALPIRDAIYYCREQPASDWPEAVCLLIGRQDLSKQACEGNLQKSKSVMLSSDIPSGTESEEDEDGMNDMNEEVMSLIWSEDLRVQEVRRLLQSARPVRVNVVQMPEASDHEYIEEKENRLLQLCQRTMALPVGRGMFTLFSYHPVPTEQLPIPKLNLTGRAPPRNTTVDLNSGNIDVPPNMACWASFHNGVAAGLKIAPASQIDSAWIVYNKPKIAELANEYAGFLMALGLNGHLTKLATLNIHDYLTKGHEMTSIGLLLGVSAAKLGTMDMAITRLLSIHIPALLPPTSTELDVPHNVQVAAVIGIGLVYQGTAHRHTAEVLLAEIGRPPGPEMEYCTDRESYSLASGLALGMVCLGHGSNLIGMSDLNVPEQLYQYMVGGHRRFQAGMHREKHKSPSYQIKEGDTINVDVTCPGATLALAMIYLKTNNRSIADWLQAPDTMYLLDFVKPEFLLLRTLARCLILWDDILPNSKWVNSNVPQIIRENSISLHATELPSSEDLSLETLAQAHVYIIAGACLSLGFRFAGSENLAAFKCLYKYATDFLKCLSAPTASITGHYNLETCLSVLLLSLAMVMAGSGNLKVLQLCRFMHKKTGGEMNYGFHLAHHMALGLLFLGGGRYSLSTSNSSIAALLCALYPHFPVHSTDNRYHLQALRHLYVLAAEPRLLTPIDVDSNTPCYALIEVTYKGTQWYAEATEELMAPTLLPELHLLKQIRVKGPRYWELLIDLSKGTNHLKSILSKGGVLYVKLRAGQLSYKEDPMGWRSLLAQTVTHRNSEARAFKPEAISAFTSDPALFSFADYFCKPTVNMGQKQEILDLFSSILYECVTQENPEMLPTYIAIDQAVRRLERREMSETFELWQIKLVLEFFSSRSHQERMSRNPNRGLFMNSEFLPVMKCTIDNTLDQWLQAGGDVSLHSYLSGQTTEESQLSMLACFLIYHSVPTPGQLAAGGLEGNTNFSELLLKFKQLNMPVRALLRLAPLLLRNPQSMVL; this is translated from the exons ATGTCGGACCACTCTGACGAGAGGGCGACGATGATTGCGGCCGGCGACCTGCAGGAGTTCGCCCCCCGGGGCCGCGAGCACTGCCGGCGCCACCCCAGCGCCCTCACCCTCCAGCTGCGGCGGCTGCAGCCCGCCTCCGAGCTCTGCTCCTCCGATGGGGCGGCCGGCCTGGTGGGGTCCCTTCGGGAGGTGACCATCCATGAGCGGCAGCGG GAAAGTTGGCAGTTGAGGAAAGGCGTCAGTGATGTCGGGGAAGAAGTGGATTATGATGAAGAGCTGTATGTGGCCAGCAATATGGTCATTTGGAGCAAAGGAAGTAAAAACCAAGCGTCTACTGTTTATAAGGCTTTTACTGTCGACAGCCCTGTTCTGCAG GCCTTATGGTGTGACTTCACTATACCCtgggaaaaatctgaaaaagctgATG ACGGTGATGAAATAGTAGAGAAATGTATCTGCATATTGCAGAATTCCTGTATAAATGTGCATAGCATAGAGGGTAAGGATTACATTGCTGCTTTACCTTTTCAG GTCGCAAACGTCTGGCCAACAAAATATGGTTTGTTATTTGAGCGTAGCAGTTCTTCACATGAAGTACCGCCAAGTCCACCCAG GGAACCTTTGCCTACTATGTTCAGCATGCTACACCCATTAGATGAGATAACACCTCTGGTCTGTAAGTCTGGAG GTGTGTTTGGTTCTGCCAGAGTGCAGTATGTTGCTGATTACACCTTGAGGATCGTGTTTGTCAATGCTGAACCTTCCATTGTGATGACGTATGATACTGTGCAAAGTTTACATACTGTTTGGGCCCTTCGGAGAGTGAAGCCAGAG GAGCAGAACACAGTGCTGAAGTTCTCGGAGCAGATGGGCACACCGCAGCACGTGGCCACTAGCAGCTCCTTGACCGCTCATCTCAGAAGCTTCTCAAAAGGAgactctcctgtgggctcccctTTCCAGAACTACTCATCTATCCACAGCCAGAGCAGATCAGTGTCATCACCCAGCATGCAGTCCCGCTCACCGTCTATCTCCAACATGGCTGCTTTGAG CCGCTCTCATTCCCCTGCCCTGGGAGTGCATTCCTTCTCAGGAGTGCAGAGGTTCAACTTTTCCAGTAATGCTCAGTCACCGAAGAGGCACAGTATTACCCATTCGCCAAACAGCACTTGCAGTGATTCCTTCCTTATACCAGAAACTGAACCAATTGTTCCTGAGCTGTGTATAGATCATCTGTGGACAGAAACAGTCACAAACATGAG AGAGAAGAATTCCCAAGCATCAAAAGTGTTTATTACCACTGACCTTTGTGGGCAGAAGTTCTTGTGCTTTTTAGTGgaatcccagctccagctgcg GTGTGTAAAATTTCAGGAAAGCAATGATAAGTCACAGCTGATCTTTGGTTCTGTTACCAATATTCAAGCAAAGGATGCAGCTCCAGTGCAG GGCATTTATACGCTGCTGGTTCTGGAAGGCAGTGGAAATCTAGTGCTTTATTCTGGAGTGGTTCGG GTGGGGAAGGTTTTTATCCCTGGGCTGCCTGCTCCATCCCTGACAATGTCCAACCAAATGCCTCGGCCAAGTACTCCCTTGGATAGTGTCAGCACTCCATCCAAGCCTTTGAATAAGCACCTGGGGCCCCTAGAAGAG GGTGTGCTTTTGTCACCAGTTCCAGAGCTAAGGGATTCTTCCAAACTTCATGACTCAACTTACGTTGAAGACTGTACTTTTCAGCAGCTTGGGACTTTCATTCATGCTCTCAGAGATCCTGTCCACAACAGAGTAACTTTG GAACTCAGCAATAATACAATGGTTCGGATTACAATTCCTGAAATTGCCACTTCAGAACTAG tgAAAAGATGTCTGCAAGGCATCAAAGCTATCCTGCCCAAGGAGGTAGCGGTACAGATGCTTGTCAAGTGGTACAATGCTTATAATGCTCCAGGAGGACCAAGCTATCATTCAGAATGGAATTTGTTTGTAACATGTCTCATGAATATGATGGGTTACAACACAGAGAGACTGTACTGGACCCGTAAT cTTGATTTTGAAGGATCACTTTCACCAGTTATTGCTCCAAAGAAGGCTAGACCATCAGAAACAGGGTCAGATGAA GACTGGGAATATCTCTTGAGCTCTGATTACCATAGGAATTTTGAGTCTCATCCTGTAGCCAAGGCTTTGCGACTGGATCTTCTGGAAGCTTCAGCTCCGAAGGATGACTTTTCACAAAGCCTTAGTTTGGATTCCTCAACCCTCCTTTTCACCCATATTCCTgctattttctttgttcttcatcTGATCTATGAGGAGCTCAAGCTAAATACTTTAATGGGAGAAGGAATTCGTTCGCTTGTTGTTCTTCTGGTTCAGCTGGCCAG GGACTTAAAACTTGAAGCTTATATAGATTATTACTACAGAGACTATCCAGCCCTTGTAAAAACCTCCAGACAGACATGCATAATTGATCAAG TCCAAACAGGTTTCATGCACCATCCCTCATTTTTTTCTGCCGAGCCTCCAAGTATCTTTCAGTGGCTGAGTTCCTGTCTGAAGGGAGGAGTGCAGCCTTATCCTTACTTACCAGGAATCTGTGAAAGGAGCAAACTGGTAGTAGTG AGTGTGGCTCTGTATATACTTGGTGATGAGAGTGCTGTATCTAACGAAGCCTCCCATTATTTGTACAAGATTACATCAG GGCAACGAAAACAGCAAATAGAACAGGATGACAATcg acacCATTTCAGACACAGCACATCTGTTTCCAGCCTGGCTGAAAAGTTAGTTATTTGGATGACTAATGTTG GTTTCACCTTAAGAGATCTGGAGTCTCTCCCCTTTGGTGTAGCTCTTCCTATTAGAGATGCAATATACTATTGCCGAGAGCAGCCTGCCTCAGACTGGCCAGAAGCAGTTTGTCTGTTGATTGGGCGCCAGGATCTGTCCAAACAGGCGTGTGAAGGGAACCTGCAAAAGAGTAAATCTGTGA TGCTGTCCTCTGATATTCCGTCTGGAACTGAATcagaagaggatgaggatggcaTGAATGACATGAACGAGGAAGTGATGTCACTAATATGGAGCGAGGATTTGAGAGTGCAGGAAGTACGCAGACTCCTTCAGAGTGCCCGTCCTGTACGTGTCAATGTAGTGCAAATGCCAGAAGCTAGTGACCATGAATAcatagaagagaaagaaaaccg GTTGTTACAGCTGTGCCAGCGAACCATGGCACTACCTGTTGGACGAGGAATGTTCACTTTGTTCTCATATCATCCTGTTCCAACGGAGCAGTTACCCATCCCTAAGCTGAATCTAACTG GCCGAGCTCCTCCTAGGAATACCACTGTTGATCTGAACAGTGGGAATATCGATGTGCCTCCTAACATGGCTTGCTGGGCCAGCTTTCACAACGGGGTAGCTGCTGGCCTGAAGATAGCACCTGCTTCACAGATAGACTCTGCTTGGATTGTTTATAACAAGCCAAAAATTGCCGAACTAGCAAATGAATACGCAGGCTTCCTCATGGCTCTGGGTCTCAACGGGCATCTCACAAAACTTGCCACGCTCAATATACATGACTACCTAACAAAG GGTCATGAGATGACAAGTATTGGACTGTTGCTTGGCGTTTCTGCTGCCAAGCTGGGCACAATGGATATGGCCATTACGCGCCTCCTGAGCATCCACATACCTGCCCTCCTGCCACCAACTTCAACAGAGCTGGATGTCCCTCACAACGTGCAGGTGGCTGCTGTGATAGGAATAGGCCTTGTCTATCAGGGCACTGCTCACAGGCACACAGCTGAGGTTCTGCTGGCTGAAATAG gACGACCCCCTGGACCAGAAATGGAGTACTGCACAGATAGGGAGTCCTATTCACTGGCATCTGGGCTAGCCTTAGGCATGGTTTGCCTCGGG CATGGCAGTAATTTGATAGGCATGTCAGACCTCAATGTTCCCGAGCAGCTTTACCAGTACATGGTTGGGGGTCACAGGAGATTCCAGGCAGGAATGCACAGAGAGAAGCACAAATCTCCCAGTTATCAAATCAAG GAGGGAGACACCATAAATGTGGACGTTACTTGTCCAGGTGCCACACTTGCACTTGCTATGATCTACCTAAAGACTAATAACAG ATCAATTGCTGACTGGCTTCAAGCACCAGATACCATGTATTTGCTGGACTTTGTAAAACCAGAGTTCCTTTTATTGAGG ACCTTGGCTCGATGCCTAATTTTGTGGGATGACATCTTGCCCAATTCCAAGTGGGTTAATAGCAACGTGCCTCAA ATCATAAGGGAAAACAGTATATCTCTTCATGCAACAGAGCTGCCTTCATCTGAAGACCTGAGTTTAGAAACACTGGC GCAAGCTCATGTCTACATCATTGCTGGAGCGTGTTTGTCACTGGGATTTCGATTTGCTGGTTCAGAAAATCTGGCAGCATTTAAGTGCTTG taCAAATATGCAACAgatttcctgaaatgtttgtcaGCACCAACAGCTTCAATA ACAGGTCACTATAATCTCGAAACATGCTTGAGTGTCTTGCTGCTCTCTCTTGCAATGGTGATGGCTGGCTCTGGAAACCTGAAAGTCCTTCAGCTTTGCCGTTTCATGCACAAGAAGACGGGCGGAGAGATGAACTATGGGTTCCACTTAGCTCACCACATGGCTTTGGGGCTTCTCTTTCTGGGAGGAGGAAG GTATTCACTGAGCACTTCGAATTCTTCAATTGCTGCTCTCCTTTGTGCTCTCTACCCTCACTTCCCTGTTCACAGCACAGACAATCG GTACCACCTTCAGGCTTTGCGTCACTTGTACGTGCTGGCAGCAGAACCAAGGCTCTTAACACCCATTGATGTGGATTCAAACACTCCTTGTTACGCACTGATAGAGGTTACATACAAG GGCACACAGTGGTACGCAGAAGCCACCGAGGAACTGATGGCACCCACGCTTCTTCCAGAGCTTCACTTACTGAAGCAG ATCAGAGTGAAGGGACCACGGTACTGGGAATTATTAATAGATTTAAGCAAGGGAACGAATCATCTAAA ATCAATTCTTTCAAAGGGTGGTGTCTTGTACGTGAAGCTAAGAGCTGGGCAGCTCTCCTACAAGGAGGACCCAATGGGCTGGCGCAGTCTCTTAGCACAGACTGTTACTCACCGAAACTCCGAAGCTCGGGCATTCAAG CCAGAAGCAATTTCAGCTTTCACTTCTGATCCtgctctgttttcatttgctgATTACTTTTGCAAACCGACTGTAAACATGGGCCAG AAACAGGAAATCCTGGATCTTTTCTCCTCAATTCTTTATGAGTGTGTTACCCAAGAAAATCCAGAGATGCTGCCCACGTACATAGCAATAGATCAG GCTGTCAGGAGattagaaagaagagaaatgtCCGAGACGTTTGAGCTGTGGCAGATAAAGCTGGTGTTAGAATTTTTCAGTTCCAGAAGTCACCAGGAGAGGATGAGCAGGAATCCAAACCGAGGACTCTTCATGAACTCTGAATTTTTGCCTGTGATGAAGTGCACTATTGATAATACTTTGGACCAGTGGCTTCAAG CAGGAGGGGATGTCTCTCTACATTCTTACCTAAGTGGACAGACCACGGAGGAATCTCAACTGAGCATGCTGGCTTGTTTCCTTATTTACCACTCTGTCCCGACACCAGGTCAGCTGGCAGCTGGAGGCTTGGAAG GAAACACCAACTTCTCCGAGCTGCTTTTGAAGTTCAAGCAGTTGAACATGCCAGTTCGTGCGTTGCTACGGCTCGCTCCTCTGTTGCTTAGAAATCCACAGTCCATGGTGCTGTAG